In Nicotiana tabacum cultivar K326 chromosome 2, ASM71507v2, whole genome shotgun sequence, the following proteins share a genomic window:
- the LOC142167244 gene encoding secreted RxLR effector protein 161-like has product MLSQEHYVERLLKKFEYFNVTFVSIPFDANSQLKKNNGDPVAQSKYTYIIGSLMHLMNFIRTDITYVVCRLSRYTHNPNREHWSALARLIKYLRGTVNYGILYSGFPSTLEGYSDANWISDSDETKSTSCYVFTLGSGAILWKFAKQMIIARSTMELEFLALELAGSEAAWQRNFLANIPLIKDVLPHVSMHCDCQTAIAITMNKSYNCKSRHMKLR; this is encoded by the coding sequence ATGTTGTCACAAGAACATTATGTTGAGAGACTTCTtaagaagtttgaatattttaatgtcaCATTTGTGAGCATTCCTTTTGATGCTAACTCTcagttgaaaaagaataatggtgatCCAGTTGCTCAGTCTAAATATACTTATATTATTGGGAGTCTGATGCATTTAATGAATTTTATAAGGACTGATATAACCTATGTTGTGTGTAGActgagtagatatactcataaTCCCAACAGAGAGCATTGGTCTGCATTAGCTAgactaataaaatatttgagaGGAACCGTGAATTATGGTATCCTATATAGTGGATTTCCTTCTACTTTAGAAGGGTACAGTGATGCAAACTGGATCTCTGATTCAGATGAGACAAAATCCACTAGTTGTTATGTATTCACCCTTGGTAGTGGTGCAATATTGTGGAAATTTGCTAAACAGATGATCATAGCTAGATCGACTATGGAATTAGAGTTTTTAGCTCTGGAGTTAGCTGGTTCTGAAGCTGCGTGGCAAAGAAACTTCTTAGCTAATATTCCTTTAATAAAGGACGTATTGCCTCATGTGTCAATGCATTGTGATTGTCAAACGGCAATAGCTATTACAATGAATAAATCTTATAATTGTAAAAGTAGACACATGAAACTGAGATGA